GAGTCAGGAAGTACTGACCTCACGACACAAATTTTCTTTGGTGCCAAAATTATTTATGGTATAATAACATGAaagctgtaaatttttttttgaaagctgtAAATTTAAAGGGAGTAAGATGAGGTTAAGTGTGAAAGAAAAGCAGATACAGAGAAgcaacagacagacacagaggagTAAGAATGTAAGAGACCTCTATAGGGGCACTCGGCTGTAACATTTGCCCCTACAAGCTCTCTTAAGACTAAGCATAATAATCcatcagtcaccaagcatttatttttatcagtgacataTGGAGACATAGATGTCATGATTTTCAGACTTATGGATAACACAAAGACAGGAAGGAGAGTTAACATATGGTCTGTCAGAAAATAtgtgttaaacacctactatgtgccaggcactgtattaaaccctggagacacaaaaagaggtgaaagacagtccctggccatgaggagctcacagtctaatgggggagatgacatgcaaacaaatacattcaaagcaagctatattcaggagaaataggaaatttttaaaagaaggaaggtaggggaattgagaggggttggggaaagctttctgtagaaggtgagattttagctgggacataaaggaagccaaggaggccaGTAGTCAGAACAGAGGAGGGatgacattctaggcatgggggaataGCCAGAGAAACTCCCAGGGCTAAGAGATGGGGTGTCTTTGTTTGGAGAACAGCcaggtcagtgtcactgaatcaaaaagTACGtatcagggagtaaggtgtaagaagactggaaagttaggagggagctaggttacgAAGGGCTATGGATGCCAAACAGAGCCTGCAGGCATTAGAAAGCCATTGATGTTTGCTGTATAAGGAGTTAGACCCgtgctttaggaacatcactttggtggctgaatggaggatagactggagtaaGGACAGACTTGGGGAAGGCgaaccaaccagcaggctattgtagtagTACTGGTGTAAGCTGAGGAGGTTGGGCACCAGgagggtggcagtgtcagagagaagGGGGTACATTTGAGAAAcactgcaaaggtgaaatcaataggccctggcaacagcttggatatggaaggtgagggaaaatgaggaatccaggatgactcctaggctgcaagcctgaaggactgggaggatagtgttaCTCTTGACAGCAACAGGAAAGGTGGGGGGAGGTATGGTTTAGAGGGTAAGATAATGATTTAtgttttggacacgttgagtttaagatgtttgctGTATGCTTTTCTTTTCCGGCTCGTGGGGAGTCGGTCGCGAGAGGCGGACGGTCTGAAGTTAGGAAGCGTTTTCGGCGGCGCTTCGACGGGCCCCCAGCCGTCAACATGCCACAGAACGAATACATAGAATTACACCGAAAACGGTATGGCTACCGCTTGGATTaccatgagaaaaagagaaagaaggaaagccgAGAAGCTCATGAACgttcaaagaaagcaaagaaaatgatTGGTCTAAAGGCCAAACTCTACCATAAACAGCGTCATGCTGAGAAGATTCAGATGAAAAAGACTATCAAGATGCATGAAAAGAGAAATACCAAGCGAAAGAATGATGAAAAAACTCCCCAAGGAGCAGTGCCTGCCTATCTGCTGGACAGAGAGGGACAGTCCCGAGCCAAAGTCCTTTCCAATATGATTAAACAGAAACGAAAAGAGAAAGCTGGTAAATGGGAAGTGCCCTTGCCAAAAGTTCGTGCCCAGGGAGAAACAGAAGTGTTAAAGGTTATTCgtacaggaaagagaaagaagaaggcttGGAAGAGAATGGTTACTAAAGTGTGCTTTGTTGGGGATGGCTTTACTCGAAAACCACCGAAATATGAAAGATTTATTAGGCCAATGGGTTTACGTTTTAAGAAGGCTCATGTAACTCATCCTGAACTTAAAGCTACTTTTTGCCTGCCCATACTTGGTGTGAAGAAGAATCCCTCCTCCCCACTATATACAACTTTGGGTGTTATTACCAAAGGGACTGTCATTGAAGTGAATGTGAGTGAGCTGGGCCTTGTGACACAAGGAGGCAAAGTTATCTGGGGAAAATATGCACAAGTTACCAACAATCCGGAAAATGATGGATGCATAAATGCTGTCTTGCttgtttgattgactgattgaatgaaGTTCTACATCTTTGACAATTATTAAAGATTCTACAATATATCAAGAAAACCACAACAGTTACTACGTTGAGCAGTCACAAAACAAAAAGACCCAATTCTACACattggttgttttgatttgagattaacctggaaaagagatgagacactattttctattcttttatgaGACTTTTTCTCATTTTGGAGTGGCAATAAAAAAAGCttgtagctaaaaaaaaaaaaaaaaaaaaagatgtttgctgtacatccaattcaagatgtctgaaaggcagttggagaaacaaaactggaggtcagtagagaggttagagcaggaaaggtagatttgagaatcattagcatagagataataattgaatccgtgggagctgatgagacacCAAGTGAAGTAGTCTAGAGGAAGAcagcccaggacagaatcctgtgggacatctatggttagagggcatgatttggataaagatccagcaaaggagactgaggtgaGGTCTACTAGTAGGAATCATAATAATGTCAGGTTCTTTCTGTTAAGATCTATGAATTTACCAGGGTAGAGAGTTCCCAGAGTGAAAACTCCCTCTCCTGATTTAGATAGCCAGCTTATCTCTAATTTATATTCTTagtgagttgcctgggacactgagaaattaagtgacttggctatggTCACACAGAATGTATAAAAGTTAGCATCTGAATCTAGTTTTTCCTGTCTCCAAAGCTACGCTGTTTCTCAATAACAGAAgcaatagacacacacacacatacacacccctctcatatatatatctatatagatacagGGTTTTAAAGTTGGTAAGGCACTTTCAATATGTTATCGGATTTTAGCattactgtgatttttttttacatgttacagattaagaaactgtaGCTCACAAAACTGACTTGTCTATAGTCCCATAACTAAGTTCTGGAAATAGAGTTGGAACCCGCACCTCTCCTAATTCCATATCTCTTCATATCCTGCTTCCTCTAACATTTAAAATTAGCATGATAACTATTtagatttataaaacactttcctcaaaacaactctgtgaggtagacaaaatattttacagatgaggaaactgaggcacagggaggttagATGACTTCTCAAACAGCCCCTATGTGCCAAAGCTAGAGTGAGCACCTTGGCAGCATCCTTGTGTTTGTTAAACTGATCATTATTTGCTTCCTATCCTCTGTCTGCTGATGTAATAGATATCTTAGGTCATAAGAGTTGCTGCTGACCCTCCTTTCAGTTTTCTCTTGTGAATGACTAGACCCTCTAACCAGACGTACCACACCCTAGGTCTACAAAGATAGCTATTTTTGAAAACAGGCAGATCTGCCCATAAAGTCAATAACATGTTCTAAAGAGAAGGCAGGATAGAGTCAGGATAGTAActggtggggtggaggggggtaggtgaggagagaggagaaaagaacactcagtggaaagagtgttaagAGAAAATGATACCTGGACAGGTAAGCGCAGGTAATGTAGGTGGTCCAAAAGTGGAAGAAGCATTATAGTAAGAGTTGTCTGTTCTGATCTTACTTCTTATTAACTTGTTGTGTGGCCTGGACCAACTCACTTACTATCTCTGGGTCTTAGCTTTCTCAGTTGTAAAACAAGGGTAATAATATATATACTTCCTACCTCATAAGGccatgaaaattaaatgagaaaaaaatgtgtattgTACGAAGCACAAAATAACTTAGACAAATGAATTGTCCGAATGCGTGATTGATATTATAATGATAATGTAAtatcttgagggcagagattgcttttgtctttacattCCTAGTGCCtaacaaagtactttacaag
This region of Trichosurus vulpecula isolate mTriVul1 chromosome 3, mTriVul1.pri, whole genome shotgun sequence genomic DNA includes:
- the LOC118843241 gene encoding ribosome biogenesis protein NSA2 homolog — its product is MPQNEYIELHRKRYGYRLDYHEKKRKKESREAHERSKKAKKMIGLKAKLYHKQRHAEKIQMKKTIKMHEKRNTKRKNDEKTPQGAVPAYLLDREGQSRAKVLSNMIKQKRKEKAGKWEVPLPKVRAQGETEVLKVIRTGKRKKKAWKRMVTKVCFVGDGFTRKPPKYERFIRPMGLRFKKAHVTHPELKATFCLPILGVKKNPSSPLYTTLGVITKGTVIEVNVSELGLVTQGGKVIWGKYAQVTNNPENDGCINAVLLV